The Lonsdalea populi genome window below encodes:
- a CDS encoding oxidoreductase: MFKKLFHPEKINQCVIPNRLVVPAMVTNLCNSDGTASDRYIAYHEEKAKGGWGLIITENYAINENAMGFKYTGGLWRDEQIASHRKLTDTIHQYDSKIFCQIYHAGRQTSENVNGGVQPVAPSAIPCPALKEMPRELGIDEIQQLVSEFADCARRVKEAGFDGVEIHAGHGYLIAEFLSPYANKRTDKYGGSLDGRILFLKEIYQAVRKEVGMDYPITVRLSADEGFMGGRDIAETRVLAQIFEEWGVDALHMTMGVYGVHNKACTVPPMYVGHAWAVSFSEELKKTVNMPIITVNRINDPRMADNILALGKADFIAMGRGSLADPHLPNKARAGDIASIRYCIGCMQGCLASLPLGVPFTCLVNPSLARENRLDYSKVHSSKRVFIAGAGPAGLEAARVAATRGHKVTLFEKTGYLGGQFRSAAFPPGKGELATYTAWLGRELEKLGVEIKFNTPLTKEIVAESRPDSVIVATGGKPAIPPIKGINQPHVVLAEDVLLGNVVTGQRVIIAGGGEVGGETAAHLAMQLKDVTVVEMRGRLLQELDGVSKLHLMSVLEEYDVKQYPNTKLCEIGEHQVTLENAQGRMALEADTVVIALGYAPVKELAEELEGVADNVVVIGGAVKTSNALVAAREGFDAGMCLA, translated from the coding sequence ATGTTCAAGAAATTATTTCACCCCGAAAAAATTAATCAGTGCGTGATTCCGAACCGGCTCGTTGTTCCCGCCATGGTCACCAACCTGTGTAATAGCGATGGTACAGCGTCAGACCGCTATATCGCCTATCACGAAGAAAAAGCAAAGGGCGGCTGGGGGTTGATCATCACCGAAAACTACGCCATCAACGAAAATGCGATGGGCTTTAAATACACCGGTGGGCTATGGCGCGATGAGCAAATTGCCAGCCATCGTAAACTCACCGATACCATCCATCAATACGACAGTAAAATCTTCTGCCAGATTTACCATGCAGGCCGTCAGACGTCAGAGAATGTGAACGGCGGCGTACAGCCTGTGGCACCTTCGGCGATTCCGTGCCCCGCATTAAAAGAAATGCCCCGGGAACTTGGCATCGACGAAATTCAGCAGTTGGTCTCGGAATTTGCCGACTGCGCCCGCCGGGTGAAAGAAGCCGGTTTCGACGGTGTTGAAATTCATGCCGGCCACGGTTATTTGATTGCCGAGTTTTTATCGCCTTATGCCAATAAACGTACCGACAAATATGGCGGCAGCCTCGACGGCCGTATTCTGTTCTTAAAAGAGATCTATCAGGCGGTGCGTAAAGAAGTAGGCATGGACTATCCGATCACCGTCCGACTCTCTGCTGACGAAGGTTTCATGGGCGGACGTGATATCGCTGAAACGCGTGTGCTGGCGCAGATCTTTGAAGAGTGGGGCGTGGATGCGCTGCATATGACCATGGGCGTTTATGGCGTTCACAACAAGGCTTGTACTGTACCGCCGATGTATGTGGGCCATGCCTGGGCCGTTTCTTTCTCCGAAGAGCTGAAAAAAACGGTGAACATGCCCATCATCACCGTGAACCGCATCAACGATCCGCGTATGGCGGACAATATTCTGGCGCTGGGCAAAGCGGACTTTATCGCGATGGGTCGGGGGTCATTGGCCGATCCACATTTACCGAATAAAGCGAGAGCAGGCGATATAGCGTCAATTCGATACTGCATCGGCTGTATGCAGGGCTGTCTCGCCAGTTTGCCGCTCGGCGTACCCTTCACCTGTCTGGTCAACCCGTCGCTGGCGCGTGAAAATAGGCTGGACTACAGCAAAGTCCACAGCTCTAAACGCGTCTTCATCGCGGGCGCCGGTCCGGCTGGGCTGGAAGCGGCGCGCGTGGCGGCGACGCGCGGTCACAAAGTGACGCTGTTTGAAAAAACCGGCTATCTTGGCGGTCAGTTCCGTTCTGCAGCTTTTCCTCCGGGTAAAGGCGAACTGGCGACTTACACCGCCTGGCTGGGCCGGGAACTGGAAAAATTGGGCGTGGAGATCAAATTTAATACGCCGCTGACGAAAGAGATCGTGGCGGAAAGTCGCCCGGACTCCGTCATCGTCGCCACCGGTGGTAAACCGGCGATTCCGCCGATTAAGGGGATCAATCAGCCGCACGTAGTCCTGGCGGAGGATGTTCTGCTAGGCAACGTAGTCACCGGCCAGCGCGTGATTATCGCAGGCGGCGGTGAAGTAGGGGGCGAAACCGCTGCACATCTGGCCATGCAACTGAAAGACGTCACCGTTGTTGAAATGCGTGGCCGCCTGCTGCAAGAGCTGGATGGCGTCAGCAAGCTGCATTTGATGTCCGTACTGGAAGAGTATGACGTGAAGCAGTACCCCAATACCAAGCTGTGTGAAATTGGCGAACATCAGGTGACCCTAGAAAATGCGCAAGGACGGATGGCGCTGGAGGCGGATACGGTCGTGATCGCACTGGGATATGCGCCGGTGAAAGAACTGGCTGAAGAGCTGGAAGGGGTTGCTGACAATGTGGTCGTCATTGGCGGCGCCGTGAAAACCAGCAATGCGCTGGTGGCCGCGCGTGAAGGTTTTGACGCCGGAATGTGCCTGGCCTAA
- a CDS encoding IclR family transcriptional regulator, with translation MSRLKSTDVDRSVKAVQRTLAILDAFIPHPGGITLGELEAATGLFKSVILRYMLTLEAQRYVFKRADGCYELGSRAYQLGCVYERTFDLHQHIKPVLEKLTAATLESSTFYIRDGDYRMCLLRKDSPQHIKSSVPVGTLLAMDDTSAAGVLSQFAGGMPARWDYQSGLLTSSGAGLNRLETNSLLTASISVPVFKHQNQLAGALSISGPTSRFDPEDSATRRLILDAAKKLSYVLGATVV, from the coding sequence ATGTCGAGACTAAAAAGTACGGATGTTGATCGTTCTGTTAAAGCCGTGCAGCGAACGCTGGCGATCCTCGATGCGTTTATCCCGCACCCGGGTGGCATTACGCTGGGTGAACTTGAAGCCGCAACCGGACTGTTTAAAAGCGTGATCCTGCGTTATATGCTGACGCTGGAAGCGCAGCGCTACGTATTTAAGCGAGCCGATGGCTGTTACGAGCTGGGATCGCGTGCTTATCAGTTGGGCTGCGTGTATGAACGCACCTTCGACCTGCACCAGCATATTAAACCGGTGCTGGAGAAACTGACGGCCGCCACGCTGGAAAGCAGCACCTTTTATATCCGCGACGGGGACTATCGCATGTGCCTGCTGCGTAAAGACTCGCCGCAGCACATTAAATCCAGCGTGCCGGTGGGGACGTTGTTGGCGATGGATGATACTTCGGCAGCGGGTGTACTCTCGCAGTTCGCCGGGGGGATGCCGGCCCGCTGGGACTATCAAAGCGGGTTATTAACCTCGTCCGGTGCGGGACTGAACCGGCTGGAGACCAACAGCCTGCTGACTGCCTCAATTTCGGTGCCGGTGTTTAAGCATCAGAACCAGCTCGCAGGCGCGCTCAGTATTTCCGGCCCCACCAGTCGATTCGACCCGGAAGACAGCGCTACCCGGCGGCTAATACTCGATGCGGCGAAAAAGTTGTCGTATGTGCTGGGCGCCACAGTGGTCTGA